A portion of the bacterium genome contains these proteins:
- a CDS encoding sugar transferase, protein MNGRQIKGTENQHVIALEATEIKVAEPAGAPRDLGLKPDSSLSRWWQIALAAFGLLLTLPVALAIAAATKLTSRGPVLYKGTRIGRGMTPFSIYKFRTLLVDAEQRIGARLLTPGDPLYTPVGRFLKKTKLDEIPQLWNVIRGDMNMVGPRPIRPVFLATSLREIPSYSARFTVRPGMTGLAQLRGGYFTHPRDKLRYDILYIRNRNLWLDLKLIVGTFVKLANRWLTLGLLLALVFLCASFVPAIFRSPFELEIGGFHLSPFEALGLLVAAAALVQQIPAHRLYLYQTPTNRPIACFLLFSILAGLVGGDLVPRLRDVAYFSASGFLLLLLVVSGDMNASFARRATRLVALAAVSVALVGILQLVLQTHGSEDGTGGIPRVVSTLGSPVVLAAYLVLGLPLVLVELVSAERREERDFWLICSTLVLVAVILTQTRTSLLALWVTAALFTWRVSRRSFRLVLGAAIGFLAVLVVTGAFRLSPTDVGAELQRRVTVTAATVSEEARSLRGFIGTDPGKGAVAMVNVNRGPDEEPEAMRNENMHLTLVLRTGFIGWALMMWVIGAALAGIYRGSRIVRDDRLSLVLWAIFSSGVGFLLSMSNFNAFYNPTIQILFWGLLGIGLAIVTHFAGRRPTFNVIYRFGQGD, encoded by the coding sequence GTGAACGGACGTCAGATCAAGGGAACGGAGAACCAGCACGTGATCGCCCTCGAAGCCACGGAGATCAAGGTCGCGGAGCCCGCCGGGGCTCCCCGCGATCTCGGGCTCAAGCCCGATTCGAGCCTGAGCCGCTGGTGGCAGATCGCCCTGGCGGCGTTCGGGCTGCTGCTGACGCTTCCGGTCGCGCTCGCCATCGCGGCTGCGACCAAGCTCACGAGCCGCGGGCCGGTCCTCTACAAGGGAACCCGCATCGGGCGCGGCATGACGCCGTTCTCGATCTACAAGTTCCGCACGCTCCTGGTCGACGCCGAGCAGCGCATCGGCGCGCGCCTGCTGACCCCGGGCGACCCGCTCTACACGCCGGTCGGCCGCTTCCTCAAGAAGACCAAGCTCGACGAGATCCCGCAGCTCTGGAACGTGATCCGCGGCGACATGAACATGGTCGGTCCGCGTCCGATCCGTCCCGTGTTCCTCGCCACCTCGTTGCGCGAGATCCCGAGCTACTCGGCGCGCTTCACCGTGCGCCCCGGCATGACCGGCCTGGCGCAGCTGCGCGGCGGCTACTTCACGCACCCGCGCGACAAGCTGCGCTACGACATCCTCTACATCCGCAACCGCAATCTGTGGCTCGACCTGAAGCTCATCGTCGGCACGTTCGTGAAGCTCGCGAACCGCTGGCTGACGCTCGGCCTCCTGCTCGCGCTGGTGTTCCTCTGCGCGTCCTTCGTGCCGGCGATCTTCCGCTCGCCGTTCGAGCTCGAGATCGGCGGCTTCCACCTCTCGCCCTTCGAGGCCCTCGGCCTGCTGGTCGCCGCGGCAGCGCTGGTGCAGCAGATCCCGGCGCACCGCCTCTATCTCTACCAGACCCCGACCAACCGGCCGATCGCCTGCTTCCTGCTCTTCTCGATCCTCGCCGGCCTGGTCGGCGGCGACCTCGTCCCGCGCCTGCGCGACGTCGCCTACTTCAGTGCCTCGGGCTTCCTCCTGCTCCTGCTCGTGGTCAGCGGCGACATGAACGCGTCGTTCGCCCGCCGGGCCACGCGCCTCGTGGCGCTGGCCGCGGTCTCGGTCGCCCTCGTCGGCATCCTGCAGCTCGTCCTGCAGACGCACGGCAGTGAGGACGGCACGGGCGGCATCCCGCGCGTCGTGTCGACGCTGGGGAGCCCGGTCGTGCTCGCCGCATACCTGGTGCTGGGCCTGCCGCTGGTGCTCGTCGAGCTGGTCTCGGCCGAGCGGCGGGAGGAGCGCGACTTCTGGCTCATCTGCAGCACCCTCGTGCTGGTCGCGGTGATCCTCACCCAGACCCGCACCTCGCTCCTGGCGCTGTGGGTCACGGCGGCGCTGTTCACCTGGCGCGTCTCGCGGCGCTCGTTCCGCCTCGTCCTCGGTGCGGCGATCGGCTTTCTCGCCGTCCTCGTGGTGACGGGCGCGTTCCGCCTCTCGCCGACCGACGTCGGCGCCGAGCTCCAGCGCCGGGTGACCGTCACCGCGGCCACCGTCTCGGAGGAGGCGCGCTCGCTGCGCGGCTTCATCGGCACCGACCCGGGCAAGGGCGCCGTCGCCATGGTCAACGTGAACCGCGGCCCCGACGAGGAGCCCGAGGCGATGCGCAACGAGAACATGCACCTGACGCTCGTGCTGCGCACCGGCTTCATCGGCTGGGCGCTCATGATGTGGGTCATCGGCGCGGCGCTCGCGGGCATCTACCGCGGCAGCCGCATCGTGCGCGACGACCGTCTCTCGCTGGTCCTCTGGGCGATCTTCTCGTCCGGCGTGGGCTTCCTGCTGTCGATGAGCAACTTCAACGCCTTCTACAACCCCACGATCCAGATCCTCTTCTGGGGCCTCCTCGGCATCGGGCTCGCCATCGTCACCCACTTCGCGGGACGCCGCCCGACCTTCAACGTCATCTACCGCTTCGGGCAGGGGGACTGA